In Desulfosudis oleivorans Hxd3, the DNA window GCACAAAAGGGATCTTTACAACAATCTTTATTGTTCTGGGCATTATCGGCGGCGGCATCGTGGTCTATCGCCAGATCATGGAACTTGCCGAGCCGATGAAACCGCCCGGCCGGTCGGACCATCATGGCAACGGCACAGATTAGAAAAATTCAGAAAAAATACTGTTCCAGGGCATTGATGCTTGCCATTATCGCCTTTTTCGGCCTCTATCTTGCCGGCCAGGTGGCCATGGGAAAGGGCCTGCTGCTGGGCACGCTTTTCAGCGTGGTCAACTTCGTGCTGATGGGCGAAACCCTGCCGTCCCGGCTGGCGCCGACAAAAAGGCGGCGCATTACCGCGGC includes these proteins:
- a CDS encoding AtpZ/AtpI family protein, which codes for MAPRRVFDYRQNKTWTENLHVVMQIGLTMAGSIVFCLFVGLYLDRWLGTKGIFTTIFIVLGIIGGGIVVYRQIMELAEPMKPPGRSDHHGNGTD
- a CDS encoding ATP synthase subunit I, whose protein sequence is MATAQIRKIQKKYCSRALMLAIIAFFGLYLAGQVAMGKGLLLGTLFSVVNFVLMGETLPSRLAPTKRRRITAALGSMGMRFALMAVPIVLAIRLDTYNLATVMIGLFSVQGVLLADGVLGRRAWREQFSESE